In Pseudomonas sp. MYb327, one DNA window encodes the following:
- a CDS encoding Lrp/AsnC family transcriptional regulator: MKLDAYDRKILAALQRDGRLSNVQLAEQIGLSASPCLRRVRMLEDAGVIRGYQANLDRDEVGLGLTVFVGVKVERHNDEQAESFRLAVTALPEVISAFLVSGESDFLLQVVVPDLRAYDRFLTGCLLKLPGVSDIRSNFAIHTVKTPGALPLGHLPS, from the coding sequence ATGAAACTGGATGCCTACGACCGGAAAATTCTGGCCGCGCTGCAACGGGACGGACGCCTGAGCAATGTGCAACTGGCAGAGCAAATCGGACTGTCGGCTTCACCCTGTTTGCGTCGGGTACGGATGCTTGAAGACGCCGGGGTGATTCGTGGCTATCAGGCCAATCTGGATCGCGATGAGGTCGGGCTGGGATTGACCGTATTTGTCGGGGTCAAGGTGGAACGCCACAACGATGAGCAGGCAGAATCTTTTCGTTTGGCCGTAACGGCGTTGCCAGAGGTGATTTCGGCGTTTCTGGTATCAGGGGAATCGGATTTTCTTTTGCAGGTGGTGGTGCCGGATCTACGCGCCTACGACCGTTTTCTCACGGGATGCTTGTTGAAGCTGCCCGGAGTGAGCGATATCCGCAGCAACTTTGCCATTCACACCGTGAAGACGCCGGGGGCGTTGCCTTTGGGGCACTTGCCAAGCTGA
- a CDS encoding DeoR family transcriptional regulator, whose protein sequence is MSKRNTPQRRHNILALLIEQGEVSVDELAKRFETSEVTIRKDLAALETNGLLLRRYGGAITMPQELVADVGLPVSKYKQAIARAAVARIREHARIIIDSGSTTASMIPELGQQPGLVVMTNSLHVANALSELEHEPVLLMTGGTWDPHSESFQGQVAEQVLRSYDFDQLFIGADGIDLVRGTTTFNELLGLSRVMAEVAREVVVMVEADKIGRKIPNLELPWSSVHTLITDDRLPLEARDQIQARGITLICAAVSQEK, encoded by the coding sequence ATGTCGAAACGCAATACGCCACAACGCCGCCACAACATCCTCGCCTTGCTCATTGAGCAGGGCGAAGTCAGTGTGGATGAGTTGGCCAAGCGCTTCGAAACTTCGGAAGTTACGATTCGCAAGGATCTGGCGGCACTTGAAACCAACGGTCTGTTGCTGCGTCGTTATGGTGGCGCAATCACCATGCCTCAAGAACTGGTGGCTGACGTCGGTCTGCCAGTCTCCAAGTACAAGCAGGCTATCGCCCGTGCTGCCGTGGCGCGAATTCGCGAACATGCGCGGATCATCATCGATAGCGGCAGCACCACTGCTTCGATGATCCCGGAACTTGGTCAACAGCCGGGACTGGTGGTTATGACCAATTCCCTTCACGTTGCCAACGCGTTGAGCGAACTGGAGCATGAGCCGGTGCTTTTAATGACTGGCGGTACTTGGGACCCGCATTCCGAATCCTTCCAGGGTCAGGTTGCCGAGCAGGTACTACGCTCCTACGACTTTGATCAGTTATTCATTGGGGCCGATGGCATCGATCTGGTTCGTGGGACAACTACCTTCAATGAGTTGCTGGGTTTGAGCCGGGTCATGGCTGAAGTCGCCCGCGAAGTAGTCGTCATGGTCGAGGCCGACAAGATCGGCCGCAAGATTCCCAATCTGGAGCTGCCCTGGAGTAGCGTCCATACCCTCATTACCGATGATCGCCTGCCGCTCGAGGCCCGCGATCAGATTCAAGCCCGCGGCATCACTTTGATATGCGCGGCTGTCAGTCAGGAGAAATAG
- the lpdA gene encoding dihydrolipoyl dehydrogenase, protein MSTYDVVILGGGPGGYNAAIRAGQLGLKAACVEGRATLGGTCLNVGCMPSKALLHASELYDAAMGAEFANLGIEVKPTLNLAQMMKQKDESVTGLTKGIEFLFRKNKVDWIKGWGHIDGLGKVTVTDDAGGKTELNAKDIIIATGSEPTPLPGVDIDNQRILDSTGALSLTEVPKHLVVIGAGVIGLELGSVWRRLGAQVTVVEFLDRICPGVDGEAGKTLQRSLAKQGISFKLSSKVTSATTSTTGVQLSVEPAAGGAAEILEADYVLVAIGRRPYTQGLGLENVDLATDKRGMLANKGHRTEASGVWVIGDVTSGPMLAHKAEDEAMACVEQIVGKAGEVNYDLIPNVIYTKPELASVGKTEEQLKAEGRAFKVGKFPFTANSRAKINHETEGFAKVLADERTDEILGVHLVGPSVSEMIGEYCVAMEFSASAEDIALTCHPHPTRSEALRQAAMNVEGMATQM, encoded by the coding sequence ATGAGCACTTATGACGTCGTGATACTCGGCGGTGGCCCCGGTGGTTACAACGCAGCGATCCGTGCCGGCCAATTGGGTTTGAAAGCGGCCTGTGTAGAAGGACGCGCCACCCTCGGCGGCACCTGTCTGAACGTCGGCTGCATGCCGTCCAAAGCATTGCTGCACGCCTCCGAACTTTACGATGCGGCCATGGGTGCGGAATTCGCTAACCTGGGGATCGAGGTCAAACCCACGCTCAACCTCGCGCAAATGATGAAACAGAAAGATGAAAGCGTGACCGGGCTGACCAAGGGCATCGAGTTTCTGTTTCGCAAAAACAAAGTCGACTGGATCAAGGGTTGGGGTCATATCGACGGGCTAGGCAAAGTCACGGTGACGGACGACGCCGGTGGCAAGACCGAACTCAACGCCAAGGACATCATCATCGCAACGGGTTCCGAACCCACTCCCCTGCCCGGCGTGGACATCGATAACCAGCGCATCCTTGACTCCACCGGCGCACTATCGCTGACGGAAGTCCCCAAACATCTGGTGGTGATTGGTGCAGGCGTGATCGGACTGGAGCTGGGCTCGGTGTGGCGACGCCTTGGCGCACAAGTGACGGTGGTCGAGTTTCTCGATCGCATCTGCCCCGGTGTGGACGGTGAAGCAGGCAAAACCCTCCAGCGCTCGCTAGCCAAGCAAGGCATCAGCTTCAAGCTGAGTTCGAAAGTGACCAGCGCCACCACCTCCACCACCGGCGTCCAGCTCAGCGTGGAGCCCGCTGCGGGTGGTGCCGCCGAAATACTCGAAGCCGATTACGTGCTGGTGGCCATCGGACGTCGACCTTATACACAGGGCCTGGGGCTGGAGAACGTCGACCTCGCCACCGACAAACGCGGCATGCTCGCCAACAAGGGTCACCGCACCGAAGCCTCCGGTGTCTGGGTAATCGGCGACGTAACGTCGGGCCCCATGCTCGCCCACAAGGCGGAAGACGAAGCCATGGCCTGCGTCGAGCAGATCGTCGGCAAGGCTGGCGAGGTCAATTACGATCTGATTCCCAACGTGATCTACACCAAACCCGAGCTGGCCAGCGTCGGCAAGACCGAAGAACAACTGAAGGCCGAGGGTCGCGCATTCAAAGTCGGCAAATTCCCATTCACCGCCAACAGCCGGGCGAAGATCAATCACGAAACAGAAGGCTTCGCCAAAGTGCTGGCCGATGAACGCACTGACGAAATCCTCGGCGTGCATCTGGTGGGCCCGAGCGTCAGTGAAATGATTGGCGAATATTGCGTGGCGATGGAATTCAGTGCTTCCGCCGAGGACATTGCCCTGACCTGCCACCCACACCCAACCCGCTCCGAGGCCTTGCGCCAGGCGGCGATGAACGTAGAGGGGATGGCGACGCAGATGTAA
- a CDS encoding pyridoxamine 5'-phosphate oxidase family protein, with translation MDYSPWHAGEKQLQAHVGVVERMESLGRRVIRREMPDQHRKFYQQLPFMLYGAVDADGNPWASVLEGEPGFAHSPEPGLLHFSSLPGADDPAHLSDGAAIGLLGIELHTRRRNRINGRVGAMTASGFEVTVDQSYGNCPQYIQLRQFRSAPLADPATRIVQHLSELDDAATAVIAKADTFFVASYVDVEGERSVDVSHRGGQAGFVQVEGNCLTIPDFAGNLFFNTLGNLLINPKAGLLFIDFNSGDLLHLSGRTEIILEGPQVEAFQGAERLWKFHVEQLVRRPASLSLRWRFDGVSPTSLLTGTWDQTKARLQAKALGDQWRPLRVVRIEAESHNIRSIYMEPADGAGLPLFQAGQHLPLRFNIDGEVHIRTYSLSSAPSDDFFRISVKRGGRVSSHLHEQISVGDLLEARPPQGHFTVAPHERRPLVLLAAGVGITPLLSMLREVVYQGLRTRRIRPTWFVQSSRTLADQPFRPELDRLLESAGDAIRVVRLLSQPEADTREGEDFDLTGRIDVALLQDLLEVDDYDQLDFVLCGPGSFTQAMYDGLRELDIRDARIHAETFGPSTLRRQPDPDAVVIDQPPAAITSVPVVFQRSAKEARWQPGGGSLLELAESRGMHPEFSCRGGSCGTCTTRLISGQVNYPQPPAEMPDKGQVLICCAIPAQGTQPLVLDI, from the coding sequence ATGGATTATTCACCGTGGCATGCCGGCGAAAAACAGTTGCAGGCGCATGTAGGTGTTGTCGAGCGAATGGAGTCGTTAGGCCGTAGGGTTATTCGCCGCGAAATGCCTGACCAGCACCGCAAGTTCTATCAGCAACTGCCGTTCATGCTTTACGGCGCGGTGGATGCGGACGGTAATCCCTGGGCCAGTGTGCTGGAAGGTGAGCCGGGTTTTGCTCATTCACCTGAGCCGGGGCTGTTGCATTTCAGCAGCCTGCCAGGTGCCGATGATCCCGCGCATTTGAGCGATGGTGCGGCAATTGGCCTTCTGGGAATCGAACTGCACACCCGGCGGCGCAACCGGATCAATGGGCGAGTCGGTGCGATGACGGCAAGTGGATTCGAGGTGACGGTGGATCAGTCCTACGGCAATTGTCCGCAGTACATCCAATTGCGGCAGTTTCGTTCGGCTCCGTTGGCAGACCCGGCGACGCGGATCGTACAGCACCTCAGCGAACTGGATGACGCGGCTACTGCAGTGATCGCCAAGGCTGACACATTTTTTGTCGCCAGCTACGTAGATGTGGAGGGCGAGCGTTCGGTGGATGTTTCACACCGCGGCGGCCAGGCAGGTTTCGTTCAGGTTGAGGGGAATTGCCTGACCATCCCGGATTTCGCCGGCAACCTGTTCTTCAATACCTTGGGCAACCTGTTAATTAATCCGAAGGCCGGTTTGTTGTTCATCGATTTCAATTCCGGTGACCTGCTACACCTTAGCGGGCGCACCGAAATTATCCTTGAAGGTCCTCAGGTCGAGGCCTTTCAAGGCGCTGAACGTTTGTGGAAGTTCCACGTGGAACAATTAGTGCGTAGACCTGCTTCATTGTCTTTGCGCTGGCGCTTCGACGGCGTGTCACCCACCAGTTTGCTCACCGGCACCTGGGACCAAACGAAGGCGCGCCTGCAAGCCAAAGCCTTGGGCGATCAATGGCGGCCATTGCGAGTGGTGCGCATAGAAGCGGAGAGTCATAACATCCGCTCGATCTATATGGAACCTGCCGACGGAGCTGGTTTGCCGTTGTTCCAGGCCGGGCAGCATTTGCCGCTGCGATTCAATATTGATGGCGAGGTGCATATACGCACCTACAGTTTGTCGAGCGCGCCGTCCGATGATTTTTTCCGCATCAGCGTGAAGCGTGGAGGGCGCGTGTCTTCGCACCTGCATGAGCAGATTTCTGTGGGTGATTTGTTGGAAGCTCGCCCGCCTCAAGGGCATTTCACTGTGGCGCCGCATGAGCGTCGACCATTGGTATTGCTGGCTGCTGGTGTTGGCATTACGCCGCTGCTGTCGATGTTGCGTGAGGTGGTTTATCAAGGGTTGCGTACCCGGCGTATTCGGCCGACCTGGTTTGTGCAAAGTTCACGGACTTTGGCCGACCAGCCGTTTCGTCCCGAACTGGATCGCCTGCTTGAGAGTGCCGGTGATGCCATCAGGGTCGTGCGCCTGCTCAGCCAGCCGGAGGCGGATACCCGAGAGGGCGAAGATTTCGATTTGACCGGGCGTATCGATGTCGCATTGCTTCAGGATTTGCTTGAGGTCGACGACTACGATCAGCTGGACTTTGTTCTATGTGGTCCCGGCAGTTTTACTCAGGCGATGTATGACGGCCTTCGGGAACTCGATATCCGTGACGCAAGGATTCATGCTGAAACGTTCGGTCCATCGACACTGCGCCGACAACCTGATCCCGATGCGGTGGTTATCGATCAACCGCCCGCCGCAATAACGTCTGTGCCGGTGGTGTTTCAGCGTTCGGCAAAGGAAGCACGCTGGCAACCCGGTGGCGGGAGTTTGCTGGAGTTGGCGGAAAGCCGTGGGATGCATCCTGAATTCAGTTGTCGCGGCGGTTCTTGTGGGACGTGCACGACCCGACTCATAAGCGGCCAGGTGAACTATCCACAGCCCCCTGCGGAAATGCCGGATAAAGGGCAAGTTCTGATTTGTTGTGCGATTCCGGCTCAAGGAACGCAGCCCTTGGTCCTGGATATCTGA
- the glmS gene encoding glutamine--fructose-6-phosphate transaminase (isomerizing) yields MCGIVGAVAERNITAILVEGLKRLEYRGYDSAGVAVYTNDATLERVRRPGKVSELELALAETPLVGRLGIAHTRWATHGAPCERNAHPHLSGDLAVVHNGIIENHEALREQLQALGYVFTSDTDTEVIAHLLNHKLKDLPDLTLALKAAVKELHGAYGLAVISGQQPDRLVAARSGSPLVIGLGLGENFLASDQLALRQVTDRFIYLEEGDIAEIRRDSAQIWDVNGQVVEREIVQYRDSAEATEKGTFRHFMLKEIHEQPSVVQRTLEGRLSQDQVLVQAFGPQAAELFAKVRNVQIVACGTSYHAGMVARYWLEELAGIPCQVEVASEFRYRKVVVQPDTLFVTISQSGETADTLAALRNAKELGFLASLAICNVGISSLVRESDLTLLTQAGREIGVASTKAFTTQLVGLLLLTLSLGQVHGTLGEGVEATLVEELRRLPTRLGEALAMDSTVEKIAELFAEKNHTLFLGRGAQFPVAMEGALKLKEISYIHAEAYPAGELKHGPLALVDNDMPVVTVAPNNELLEKLKSNLQEVRARGGQLVVFADEKAGMSNGEGTHVVHMPHIHDILSPILYTIPLQLLSYYVAVLKGTDVDQPRNLAKSVTVE; encoded by the coding sequence ATGTGTGGCATTGTCGGCGCAGTCGCAGAACGTAACATCACCGCCATCCTGGTCGAAGGCCTGAAGCGTCTGGAATACCGTGGGTATGACAGCGCTGGCGTGGCGGTCTACACCAATGACGCAACACTCGAACGCGTGCGTCGACCGGGTAAAGTCAGTGAGCTGGAACTGGCGTTGGCTGAAACGCCGCTGGTTGGTCGTCTGGGCATTGCTCATACCCGCTGGGCGACTCACGGTGCGCCGTGCGAGCGCAACGCACACCCGCATTTGTCCGGTGATTTGGCAGTTGTGCACAACGGCATCATCGAAAACCATGAAGCCCTGCGCGAACAACTCCAGGCGCTGGGTTACGTGTTCACCTCGGACACCGATACTGAAGTCATCGCCCATCTGCTGAACCACAAACTCAAGGATTTACCTGACCTGACTCTGGCTCTCAAAGCGGCGGTCAAAGAGTTGCATGGCGCTTATGGCTTGGCAGTGATCAGTGGTCAGCAGCCCGATCGCCTGGTGGCAGCCCGCAGTGGTAGCCCGCTGGTGATCGGCCTGGGCCTGGGTGAAAACTTCCTCGCCTCGGATCAGTTAGCCCTGCGCCAGGTCACCGACCGCTTTATCTACCTGGAAGAGGGCGATATCGCCGAAATCCGTCGTGACAGCGCGCAAATCTGGGACGTTAACGGCCAAGTCGTCGAGCGCGAAATCGTGCAGTACCGCGACAGTGCCGAAGCGACGGAAAAAGGTACGTTCCGCCACTTCATGCTCAAGGAAATCCACGAACAACCGTCCGTAGTTCAGCGCACTTTGGAAGGTCGCCTTAGCCAGGATCAAGTGTTGGTGCAGGCGTTCGGCCCGCAAGCAGCCGAGCTGTTTGCCAAGGTGCGTAATGTGCAAATCGTGGCGTGTGGCACCAGTTATCACGCCGGCATGGTTGCCCGTTACTGGCTTGAAGAACTGGCCGGCATTCCGTGCCAGGTCGAAGTCGCCAGCGAATTCCGCTACCGCAAAGTGGTGGTGCAGCCCGACACTCTGTTCGTCACCATCTCCCAATCCGGCGAAACCGCTGACACGCTGGCTGCCCTGCGCAACGCCAAGGAACTGGGTTTCCTCGCCAGCCTTGCCATTTGCAACGTTGGTATCAGCTCCCTGGTGCGCGAATCCGACTTGACGCTGTTGACCCAGGCCGGTCGCGAAATCGGTGTGGCCTCGACCAAAGCCTTCACCACCCAATTGGTTGGCCTGTTGTTGCTGACCCTGTCCTTGGGTCAGGTTCACGGCACGCTGGGCGAAGGCGTTGAAGCAACGCTGGTAGAAGAGCTTCGCCGCCTGCCGACCCGTCTGGGTGAAGCATTGGCAATGGACAGCACTGTGGAGAAAATCGCCGAGCTGTTCGCCGAGAAGAATCACACCCTGTTTCTCGGTCGTGGTGCGCAATTCCCGGTAGCGATGGAAGGAGCACTCAAGCTTAAAGAGATTTCCTACATTCACGCCGAAGCTTACCCGGCGGGCGAGCTGAAACATGGTCCGTTGGCCCTTGTGGATAACGACATGCCAGTGGTGACCGTTGCGCCGAATAACGAGCTGCTCGAGAAGCTGAAGTCCAACCTTCAGGAAGTCCGCGCCCGTGGTGGTCAGTTGGTGGTCTTTGCTGACGAGAAGGCCGGCATGAGTAATGGTGAGGGCACGCACGTTGTGCACATGCCGCACATCCACGACATCCTGTCGCCGATCCTCTACACCATTCCGCTGCAATTGCTTTCGTATTACGTGGCGGTGTTGAAAGGTACGGACGTTGACCAGCCGCGCAACCTGGCGAAGTCGGTGACTGTGGAATAA
- a CDS encoding DUF3142 domain-containing protein produces the protein MVSFTRLIVSLSALVLLNGCERQDGPALDQQLYIWQRQWTPGHDAALRDSRADFSTLRVLALQAFPQAGWSRARIDPLLLKRDGRPLIAVIRLDGQLPLLNKDEVTVQIQQVISDWQAQGLTLAGVEIDHDAGNARLTAYREFLTHLRVLLPSTLPLSITALPAWLDSSELPALLSTVDSSVLQVHAVNDPRRGLFDAHQAQRWAEAWSRITTKPFYLALPAYGVALLPGASGAPIVESEVVLDRGGERRELLADPQQLSKLGKELRNDPPAHLAGLIWFRLPLSNDRRAWSLTTLRAVARGDVLHSRLALKLSSQGDLYDIAIRNEGNLDSAWPKRLTLVVQGCEGADALAGYALQQQPGLLTFTRQRDGRIAAGAQRAIGWARCEKIDQGASNVYP, from the coding sequence ATGGTTTCTTTCACCCGATTGATCGTTTCGTTGTCGGCTCTTGTGCTGCTCAATGGTTGCGAGCGACAGGACGGGCCAGCGCTCGATCAACAACTCTACATCTGGCAGCGACAGTGGACGCCAGGCCATGACGCCGCGCTGAGGGATAGTCGTGCAGACTTTTCGACCCTGCGTGTGCTGGCGTTACAGGCTTTCCCGCAAGCGGGTTGGAGTCGGGCGAGAATTGATCCTCTGCTGCTCAAGCGTGATGGGCGGCCGCTGATTGCGGTGATTCGCCTTGATGGTCAGCTGCCATTGCTGAATAAAGACGAAGTGACGGTACAGATTCAGCAGGTGATCAGCGATTGGCAGGCACAAGGACTGACCCTCGCCGGTGTAGAAATCGACCACGATGCGGGTAACGCTCGGCTCACTGCCTATCGCGAATTTCTCACGCACTTGCGCGTGCTTTTACCCTCCACTTTGCCGTTGAGCATTACTGCTTTACCGGCCTGGCTCGACAGTTCGGAATTGCCTGCGTTGTTATCCACAGTCGATAGCAGCGTGTTACAGGTGCATGCGGTGAACGATCCGCGTCGCGGTTTGTTTGATGCGCATCAGGCTCAGCGATGGGCCGAGGCCTGGAGCCGCATTACAACGAAACCTTTCTATCTGGCACTGCCCGCCTATGGCGTGGCGTTGTTGCCAGGCGCCAGCGGAGCGCCGATTGTGGAAAGCGAAGTGGTGCTCGACCGTGGTGGCGAGCGCCGGGAACTACTGGCCGACCCGCAGCAGTTAAGCAAACTCGGAAAAGAGTTGCGCAACGATCCGCCAGCTCACCTGGCCGGGCTGATCTGGTTTCGCCTGCCACTGTCCAATGACCGTAGAGCCTGGAGCCTGACAACATTGCGCGCGGTGGCTCGTGGTGATGTGTTGCATAGCCGGTTGGCGCTGAAACTCTCGTCGCAGGGCGACCTCTATGACATCGCCATCAGGAACGAGGGCAACCTCGACAGTGCCTGGCCCAAGCGCCTGACCCTGGTAGTGCAGGGTTGTGAAGGTGCCGATGCGCTGGCCGGTTATGCATTGCAACAGCAACCGGGTCTGCTTACCTTCACCCGCCAACGCGATGGCAGGATAGCGGCCGGTGCGCAGCGTGCCATCGGTTGGGCCCGCTGCGAAAAAATTGATCAAGGAGCGTCAAATGTTTACCCGTAA
- a CDS encoding LysR family transcriptional regulator — protein sequence MDRFQEMQVFAAVAQDQGFSAAARRLGLSAASVTRAVAALEKRIGTPLLTRTTRSVHLSEAGQRYLEDCRRILAEVQEAEDSAAGSHAQPRGQLTITAPVLFGELFITPLMVSFLTQFPDVTINALLVDRVVSVVEEGVDVAIRIGELPDSNQHAIQVGEVRRVICASPEFLATHGRPKHPQELAEAPIIATSAIGQLKSWPFLESGELMSVRAEPRLTVTANQAAITAAALGLGFTRVLSYQTASKVAAGELEIVLANFEMPPLPIHVVYQGGRKAAARVRSFVDFTVKALREHPALQS from the coding sequence ATGGACCGCTTCCAGGAAATGCAGGTCTTCGCCGCTGTCGCCCAAGACCAGGGCTTCTCTGCTGCGGCTCGACGTTTGGGCCTGTCGGCGGCCAGCGTTACCCGGGCGGTTGCGGCGTTGGAGAAGCGGATTGGCACGCCGTTGCTTACTCGCACCACGCGCAGCGTTCATTTGAGCGAGGCGGGCCAGCGTTACCTGGAGGATTGTCGGAGAATTCTCGCCGAGGTGCAGGAAGCCGAGGATTCGGCAGCGGGCAGTCACGCCCAACCCCGTGGGCAACTGACAATCACTGCACCGGTGTTGTTTGGTGAGTTGTTTATCACGCCGCTGATGGTGAGTTTTCTGACGCAATTCCCCGACGTGACGATCAATGCGCTGCTGGTTGATCGGGTGGTGAGCGTGGTCGAGGAGGGCGTTGATGTCGCCATTCGTATCGGTGAACTTCCGGATAGCAACCAGCATGCGATCCAAGTTGGCGAAGTTCGGCGGGTGATCTGTGCATCACCAGAATTTTTGGCAACCCATGGACGGCCAAAGCATCCGCAAGAACTGGCCGAAGCGCCGATCATTGCGACATCCGCGATCGGCCAGTTGAAAAGCTGGCCGTTCCTTGAAAGTGGCGAGCTAATGAGTGTCCGGGCTGAACCGAGACTGACCGTGACGGCGAATCAAGCGGCCATTACCGCCGCAGCCCTCGGTTTGGGTTTCACTCGAGTGTTGTCTTATCAGACGGCGAGCAAAGTAGCGGCCGGGGAGCTGGAAATCGTTCTGGCGAATTTCGAAATGCCGCCCTTGCCTATCCATGTGGTCTATCAGGGAGGGCGCAAAGCTGCGGCGCGGGTTCGCAGTTTTGTCGACTTTACCGTTAAGGCGCTTCGAGAGCACCCGGCGTTGCAGAGCTGA
- a CDS encoding glutathione S-transferase, whose translation MQAIKLYNFPRSGHAHRVELMLSLLQLPTELIFVDLAKGEHKLPEFLALNAFGQVPVLDDNGVVLADSNAILVYLAQKYGNGRWLPADPVGAARVQRWLSAAAGPIAFGPARARLITVFGAPYKAEEVIPYAHSVLKVIDQELANTPYLAGNEPTIADVAAYSYIAHAPEGNVSLDDYANIRAWLGRVEALSGFVGMPRTVAGLQTTA comes from the coding sequence ATGCAAGCCATCAAACTCTACAACTTTCCTCGTTCCGGCCACGCTCACCGTGTGGAACTGATGCTCTCACTGTTGCAACTTCCAACCGAGTTGATCTTCGTAGACTTGGCCAAGGGTGAGCACAAGTTGCCGGAATTCCTGGCACTCAATGCGTTTGGCCAAGTGCCCGTGCTGGATGACAACGGTGTGGTGTTGGCGGACTCCAACGCGATCCTGGTTTATCTGGCGCAAAAATACGGCAACGGTCGCTGGTTGCCAGCCGATCCGGTTGGCGCGGCAAGAGTGCAGCGCTGGTTGTCCGCCGCCGCGGGCCCCATCGCTTTCGGCCCGGCCAGGGCGAGACTGATCACCGTGTTTGGGGCGCCATACAAAGCTGAAGAAGTGATTCCTTACGCCCACTCCGTCCTCAAGGTAATCGACCAGGAACTGGCCAACACGCCTTATCTGGCCGGCAACGAGCCAACCATTGCCGACGTCGCGGCCTATAGCTACATCGCCCACGCGCCAGAAGGCAATGTTTCGCTCGATGACTACGCCAACATCCGTGCCTGGCTGGGTCGTGTCGAAGCCTTGTCTGGTTTCGTCGGCATGCCGCGCACCGTTGCTGGCCTGCAAACAACTGCCTGA